TTCAACCGCACTAGGCACCGTTAGAACATTACCGAATTAATTTTTTAATCTTCAGTGTCCACAAAGCGCGCTATTGAAAACCGCCCAAATCAGCTCTAAAAGGGAAATTTTGACGATGCGCGAAGAAGGCAAACAACCACAATACATGGAAGAAAGAAAATACAGGAAACTATTCGGTTTAGATATCTACCTAACACCTGTATTCATAATTTCCAGTATAGTCATTGTTGTCTTTATCATCGGAGCACTCGTTTTCCAAGAAGGTGCGACAAAACTCTTTGGCGATGTCAAAAACTGGCTTACCGCGAACTTTAACTGGTTGTTCATGCTTACCGCCAACATTGTCCTGCTTTTTTTTCTGTTTGTGGCGTTTTCTCCACTCGGTAAGGTACGCCTCGGAGGCGCAGATGCGAAACCCGACTACTCCTACTTAACATGGCTTGCCATGCTCTTTGCGGCAGGCGTGGGCATTGGGTTTCTGTTCTTTGGCGTGTTGGAACCGGTTACCTACTTTCAGAGTCCACCGCTGGGAGTAGAAAAGGTTTACGACCCGACAAAGGTATACAATACTGAAAATATCCCCGATGCCAGAGATGCCAATGTCCAGGCGGTGAGCTCTTTGGGGATAGCAGCGACGGTCTTCCATTGGGGGCTACAAGGGTGGGCGATCTACGGTGTGGTCGCGCTTGCCCTCGCTTTTTTCGCTTACAACCGCGGCTTGCCGCTGCTGATCCGCTCAGCCTTCTATCCGATCTTCGGTGACCGGATATGGGGATGGCCTGGACATATTATTGATACACTTGCCATATTCTCAGGTATCTTTGGGTTGGCAACCTCGCTCGGTATGGGGGTGCAACAGGTGACCGCCGGTTTTGACTATCTGTTTGAAATTCCGACGAACGCCTTCACCATGGTCCTACTGATTGTGGCGATTACGGCAATTGCGCTCATATCGGTGCTGACCGGTATTAATGTAGGTATCAAACGTCTCAGCCAGTTTAACATAATTCTCGCGTTTTTGTTGTTGTTGGCTGTCATCATCCTCGGTCCGACGCTCCACATTTTCCGCAATATTTTCACTGGACTTGGCACTTATCTTATGAAGATTGTGCCACTCAGCAATTGGATTGGGCGCGCGGACACTGATTTCCTGCGCGGCGGGACGACGTTCTCTTGGGCGTGGTGGATTGTCTGGTCCCCGTTCACTGGCATGTTCATTGCCCGTATTTCAAAGGGACGTACGGTTCGCGAGTTTGTAATCTTTGTGCTTCTCCTGCCGATGTTACTATGTTTACTTTGGTTTGGTGCCTTTGGCGGCACTGCCATCCACCAATTTCTCATTGAGGGATACACCGGCGTAACCGAAATAGTTGAGACGGGTAAGCAAGAAAAACAGTTTCAAGAGAAACCAGAACTTGCCTTGTTTAAAATGTTTGAAGGACTCCCGTGGACATTGCTACTTTCCTGTATCGGTATGACACTGACAATCATCTTTTTCATTACCTCATCGGACTCCGGTTCCCTGAGTATTGACACCATAGCAGCGGGCGGCAAGGTTGATGCCCCGGTCCCACAACGCGCGTTCTGGTGTATTGCTGAGGGACTCGTCGCC
This Candidatus Poribacteria bacterium DNA region includes the following protein-coding sequences:
- a CDS encoding BCCT family transporter, encoding MREEGKQPQYMEERKYRKLFGLDIYLTPVFIISSIVIVVFIIGALVFQEGATKLFGDVKNWLTANFNWLFMLTANIVLLFFLFVAFSPLGKVRLGGADAKPDYSYLTWLAMLFAAGVGIGFLFFGVLEPVTYFQSPPLGVEKVYDPTKVYNTENIPDARDANVQAVSSLGIAATVFHWGLQGWAIYGVVALALAFFAYNRGLPLLIRSAFYPIFGDRIWGWPGHIIDTLAIFSGIFGLATSLGMGVQQVTAGFDYLFEIPTNAFTMVLLIVAITAIALISVLTGINVGIKRLSQFNIILAFLLLLAVIILGPTLHIFRNIFTGLGTYLMKIVPLSNWIGRADTDFLRGGTTFSWAWWIVWSPFTGMFIARISKGRTVREFVIFVLLLPMLLCLLWFGAFGGTAIHQFLIEGYTGVTEIVETGKQEKQFQEKPELALFKMFEGLPWTLLLSCIGMTLTIIFFITSSDSGSLSIDTIAAGGKVDAPVPQRAFWCIAEGLVAIALLLGGGLQSLQAATLTMGFPFAIVLLGMGVCVWIGLRSEVRQSL